Proteins co-encoded in one Accipiter gentilis chromosome 5, bAccGen1.1, whole genome shotgun sequence genomic window:
- the ARHGAP23 gene encoding rho GTPase-activating protein 23 isoform X3, translating to MEQPTPGRRDGASPNANAPPEGPFPWVGPKTVVLRKSSQGGFGFTLRHFIVYPPESAVQSTAKEEENGNRAGPPRSRLEPMDTIFVKNVREDGPAHQAGLRTGDRLVKVNGESIIGKTYSQVIALIQNSDDVLELSIMPKDEDILQLAYSQDAYLKGNEPYSGGAQSIPEPPPICYPRKTYPFQARGSEPPPGQPPDTRAHRPAAAGPSSPLGTAALASTRSEAGGSPAHRPDEPQPGGPPPRPTAPQGHPGSFSRAGCPTNVASSLPDRYGIPPATSSCYGVPKHRPEHRTHCGFKEGVGGLAGAGRTPREVTGGQRAPGRQECQQALSRWFCSQEPRRSSSEERRHAMPPRYRSVSQDRLGGSAAAPRGWPHSASHDTLLQSSREGWAPRARSDHYLGRHGRSMEALEPSALLSPHLDRSAWPPERVCRATVAAVGQPVPHGSFAPSSSSSSSSSREPAPVQKHPSQPNLQSADDSGYIGYRSYSPSFQRRTGLLHALSFRDPAFGGLPTFSISQRPAAPLPERVVPAIPPPTGPPPVPTVPREQRPESSRVAEQPEERREEVVLRQKPPTGRKMPAPLRQMNFVFPEGVKETDVCDPSPASGKGERLVAERQGRRVAPLAAPEDSLASIPFIDEPTSPSIDLKAKHVPASSVVSSAMNSAPAVATSPSSPTFAFALSRHYSQDCSSIKAGRRSSYLLAITTERSKSCDDGLNTFRDEGKILRRMPSRVPSLRMLRSFFTDGSLDSLGTSEDARSKRHSTSDLSDVPFSAVRKEGWLHCKQILTKKGKKVGGGIRQWKRVFAVLRAHSLYLCKDRREAVTCAPAPGEEEPPISIRACLVDISYSETKRKHVFRLTTADFCEYLFQAEDREDMLAWIKVIRENSKAEGEDPGFASQALINKKLNDYRKVSPAGAKPDSSPKGSRGLGIRAEFLKQTGTSAPRSPRQDAAVTKDESSSQKAPWGINIMKKNKKSAPRAFGVRLEDCQPAPDNKNVPLIVEACCKVVEDRGLEYMGIYRVPGNNAVVSSLQEQLNKGATEINLQDERWQDLNVISSLLKSFFRKLPEPLFTDDKYNDFIEANRIEDASERMRTLRKLIRDLPGHYYETLKFLVGHLKTIADHSEKNKMEPRNLALVFGPTLVRTSEDNMTDMVTHMPDRYKIVETLIQHSDWFFSDKEDKGEKTPVDEKEAQSVPNIEYLLPNIGRTAAPGDAAGSTCSGSAKPKGTWPSRKAPPHRELLAIPFVSAAARKRKKRREAEGIGSSTDDDAERRDTPGREREDEGTAAAPLGPSKASRGTGAEPAVPSPAGMERESSLEPGGAGSEPAPDARSIVSGYSTLSTMDRSLCSEVQSVAGSRGEEADDERSELSHMETDTESREGARPRPGQADGGTGDEDKGPLGRPSFNSHRLIQCDTLARRKLGRPRPAGETPAPTGEDRGWTPPGRPSLREQLRQRLRASADDMGVRLRRAHSPETRRKKSSWRRHTVVVPGGLKDLNFNEWKDPRGLEMSPGPCRDKDSGLSSLESTKARPPAPTPAQPGAAGEGPAAKTPPGSPGPPAPLRFPQCL from the exons CCAACGCCGGGCCGAAGAGATGGGGCGTCCCCGAATGCCAACGCTCCCCCAGAGGGACCCTTCCCCTGGGTGGGTCCAAAGACGGTGGTGCTGCGGAAGAGTTCGCAGGGGGGGTTCGGCTTCACCCTCCGCCACTTCATCGTCTACCCCCCGGAGTCGGCGGTGCAATCCACCGCCAAG gaggaggagaacggGAACCGAGCAG GTCCCCCCCGGAGCCGCCTGGAGCCCATGGACACCATCTTTGTGAAGAATGTGCGGGAGGACGGGCCGGCACACCAGGCTGGGCTGCGCACCG ggGACCGGCTGGTCAAGGTGAACGGGGAGAGCATCATCGGGAAAACCTACTCGCAAGTCATCGCGCTGATCCAAAACAG TGACGATGTGCTGGAGCTCTCCATCATGCCCAAGGATGAGGACATCCTCCAGCTG GCGTATTCGCAGGATGCCTACCTGAAGGGCAACGAGCCATACTCCGGTGGGGCGCAGAGCATCCCCGAGCCCCCTCCCATCTGCTACCCGCGGAAAACGTACCCCTTCCAGGCACGGGGTTCGGAGCCCCCCCCGGGCCAGCCGCCGGACACccgcgcccaccgccccgctgcCGCGGGCCCCTCGTCCCCGCTCGGCACGGCCGCGCTCGCCAGCACCCGGAGCGAAGCAGGCGGCAGCCCCGCGCATCGCCCCGACGAACCGCAGCCCGGGGGTCCCCCCCCGCGCCCCACCGCACCCCAAGGGCACCCCGGTTCCTTCTCCCGCGCCGGCTGCCCCACCAACGTCGCATCCTCTCTGCCCGATCGCTACGGGATcccccccgccacctcctccTGCTACGGGGTCCCCAAGCATCGCCCGGAGCATCGGACTCACTGCGGCTTCAAGGAGGGTGtcggggggctggcgggggccggGCGAACCCCCCGGGAGGTGACGGGTGGCCAGCGGGCACCCGGTCGGCAGGAGTGCCAGCAGGCTCTGTCCCGCTGGTTTTGCAGCCAGGAACCGCGACGGAGCTCCTCGGAGGAGCGACGGCACGCCATGCCGCCCCGCTACCGCAGCGTGTCCCAGGACCGGCTGGGGGGCTCGGCGGCGGCCCCCCGGGGCTGGCCCCACAGCGCTTCGCATGACACCCTACTGCAGTCCTCCCGTGAGGGCTGGGCACCCCGAGCCCGCTCCGACCACTACCTGGGCAGGCACGGGCGCTCCATGGAGGCACTGGAACCCAGCGCCCTTCTCTCCCCTCACCTCGACCGCTCCGCTTGGCCACCCGAGAGGGTCTGCCGGGCCACCGTCGCCGCCGTCGGGCAGCCCGTCCCGCACGGTTCCTTcgcgccttcctcctcctcctcctcctcctcctcgcgggAGCCGGCGCCCGTGCAGAAGCACCCATCGCAGCCCAACCTGCAGAGCGCAGACGATTCGGGCTACATCGGCTACCGGAGCTACAGCCCATCCTTCCAACGCCGCACCGGGCTGTTGCACGCCCTTTCCTTCCGTGACCCGGCTTTCGGTGGTCTGCCCACCTTCAGCATCTCGCAGcggccggccgccccgctcccggagAGGGTGGTCCCTGCCATCCCGCCACCCACCGGTCCCCCACCGGTCCCCACCGTGCCCAGAGAGCAGCGGCCGGAGAGCAGCCGGGTAGCCGAGCAGCCAGAGGAGCGGAGGGAAGAAGTGGTTTTGCGGCAGAAGCCCCCCACGGGCCGCAAGATGCCAGCCCCGCTGCGGCAGATGAACTTTGTCTTCCCCGAGGGGGtgaaggagacggacgtttgcgaCCCCTCGCCGGCCAGCGGCAAAGGGGAGAGGCTGGTGGCCGAGCGGCAAGGCCGGCGCGTGGCTCCCTTGGCGGCCCCCGAGGACTCGCTGGCATCCATCCCCTTCATCG ACGAgcccaccagccccagcatcGACCTGAAGGCCAAGCACGTCCCTGCCTCCTCGGTGGTCTCCAGCGCCATGAACTCAGCACCCGCCGTCGCCACTAGCCCCTCCTCGCCCACCTTCGCCTTTGCCCTGAGCCGGCACTACTCCCAGGACTGCA GCAGCATCAAAGCCGGCCGCCGCTCCTCCTACCTCCTGGCCATCACCACCGAGCGCTCCAAGTCCTGCGACGATGGTCTGAACACATTTCGGGACGAGGGCAAGATCCTAAG GAGGATGCCCAGCCGGGTCCCCAGCCTCCGCATGCTGAGGAGCTTCTTCACCGATGGG tccCTGGACAGCCTCGGCACATCCGAAGACGCCCGCTCCAAAAGACACTCAACCTCCGACCTCTCGGACGTCCCGTTCAGCGCCGTGAGGAAGGAGGGCTGGCTCCACTGCAAGCAGATCCTCACCAAAAAGGGAAAG AAGGTCGGTGGAGGCATCCGGCAGTGGAAGCGCGTCTTCGCCGTGCTGCGCGCCCACTCGCTGTACCTGTGCAAGGACAGGCGGGAGGCGGTGACCTGCGCCCCGGCCCCAGGTGAGGAGGAGCCGCCGATCAGCATCCGAGCGTGCCTGGTGGACATCTCCTACAGCGAGACCAAGAGGAAGCACGTCTTCCGCCTGACGACCGCTGACTTCTGTGAATATCTCTTTCAGGCAGAGGATCGGGAAGACATGCTGGCCTGGATCAAAGTCATCAGGGAGAACAGCAAGGCTGAGGGCGAG GACCCCGGTTTTGCCAGCCAAGCGCTTATCAACAAGAAGTTAAACGACTACCGGAAAGTGAG ccCCGCGGGCGCCAAGCCCGATTCCTCACCCAAGGGCTCTCGTGGGCTGGGGATCCGAGCCGAGTTCCTGAAGCAGACGGGAACCAGCGCGCCCCGGTCCCCCAGGCAGGATGCGGCCGTCACGAAAG ATGAGAGCAGCTCCCAAAAAGCCCCGTGGGGCATCAACatcatgaagaaaaacaagaaatctgCCCCCCGGGCCTTTGGCGTGAGGCTGGAGGACTGCCAGCCCGCCCCGGACAACAAG AACGTCCCGCTGATCGTTGAAGCTTGCTGCAAGGTGGTAGAGGACCGAGGGCTGGAGTACATGGGCATCTACCGTGTGCCCGGGAACAACGCCGTGGTCTCCAGCCTGCAGGAGCAGCTCAACAAGGGAGCCACCGAGATCAACCTGCAGGACGAG CGGTGGCAGGATCTGAACGTCATTAGCAGCCTGTTGAAATCCTTCTTCCGAAAGCTGCCCGAGCCCCTTTTCACTGACG ATAAGTACAACGACTTCATTGAGGCCAATCGGATAGAGGACGCCAGTGAGAGGATGAGGACGCTGCGGAAGCTG ATCCGGGACCTGCCAGGTCACTATTACGAGACACTCAAGTTCTTGGTGGGTCACCTGAAGACCATCGCTGACCACTCGGAGAAGAACAAG ATGGAGCCCCGAAACCTGGCCCTGGTGTTCGGCCCCACATTGGTGCGAACATCTGAGGACAACATGACCGACATGGTGACGCACATGCCTGACCGCTACAAAATCGTGGAGACCCTCATCCAGCAC TCGGACTGGTTCTTCAGCGACAAGGAGGACAAGGGCGAGAAG ACCCCCGTGGATGAGAAGGAGGCTCAGTCCGTGCCCAACATCGAGTACCTGCTCCCCAACATCGGCAGGACCGCGGCGCCCGGCGATGCCGCAG GCTCGACCTGCAGCGGCTCCGCCAAACCGAAG GGCACGTGGCCGTCGCGAAAGGCACCGCCGCACCGGGAGCTCCTCGCCATCCCCTTCGTCTCGGCTGCCGCCcgcaagaggaagaagaggagagaggccGAAGGCATCGGGAGCAGCACCGACGACGATGCGGAGCGCAGGGATACCCCGGGTCGGGAGCGGGAGGACGAAGGGACCGCGGCTGCCCCGCTGGGACCCAGCAAAGCCTCCCGCGGCACcggtgccgagccggcggtccCCAGCCCGGCCGGGATGGAGCGGGAGAGTTCCCTGGAGCCTGGGGGGGCTGGATCCGAACCGGCGCCGGACGCCCGCTCCATCGTGTCGGGCTATTCCACCCTGTCCACCATGGACCGCAGCCTGTGCTCCGAGGTGCAGTCGGTGGCCGGGAGCCGCGGGGAGGAGGCGGACGATGAGCGCAGCGAGCTCAGCCACATGGAGACGGACACGGAAAGCCGGGAGGGTGCCCGACCCCGGCCGGGGCAGGCAGACGGGGGAACCGGGGATGAGGACAAGGGACCCCTCGGCCGTCCTTCCTTCAACTCCCACCGTCTGATCCAGTGCGACACGCTGGCCCGCAGAAAGCTGGGCCGGCCCCGGCCGGCCGGTGAGACCCCGGCACCCACCGGAGAGGACCGGGGCTGGACCCCCCCAGGTCGGCCCTCGCTGCGGGAACAGCTCCGGCAGCGCCTGCGGGCCTCGGCCGATGACATGGGGGTCCGTTTGCGTCGAGCCCACTCTCCCGAGACCCGCCGCAAGAAGAGCAGTTGGCGTCGGCACACCGTGGTGGTCCCCGGTGGGCTCAAGGACCTCAACTTCAACGAGTGGAAGGACCCACGGGGGCTGGAGATGTCCCCGGGACCCTGCCGCGACAAGGACTCGGGGCTCAGCAGCCTGGAGTCCACCAAAGCTCGACCTCCGGCACCCACCCCGGCACAACCCGGTGCTGCCGGCGAGGGGCCGGCCGCCAAGacccccccgggcagccccggccccccggcccccctacGCTTTCCCCAGTGTCTCTGA
- the ARHGAP23 gene encoding rho GTPase-activating protein 23 isoform X1 has product MVEESVGRGERGSRRVLRGPPRPPPAPSPVTVVSKGLWSVERAGKGWRFERAVGVDCSSPEPRCIWLSSLRRHAAAPDHRWPPAPRHGRTPPRTDKCRRPTPGRRDGASPNANAPPEGPFPWVGPKTVVLRKSSQGGFGFTLRHFIVYPPESAVQSTAKEEENGNRAGPPRSRLEPMDTIFVKNVREDGPAHQAGLRTGDRLVKVNGESIIGKTYSQVIALIQNSDDVLELSIMPKDEDILQLAYSQDAYLKGNEPYSGGAQSIPEPPPICYPRKTYPFQARGSEPPPGQPPDTRAHRPAAAGPSSPLGTAALASTRSEAGGSPAHRPDEPQPGGPPPRPTAPQGHPGSFSRAGCPTNVASSLPDRYGIPPATSSCYGVPKHRPEHRTHCGFKEGVGGLAGAGRTPREVTGGQRAPGRQECQQALSRWFCSQEPRRSSSEERRHAMPPRYRSVSQDRLGGSAAAPRGWPHSASHDTLLQSSREGWAPRARSDHYLGRHGRSMEALEPSALLSPHLDRSAWPPERVCRATVAAVGQPVPHGSFAPSSSSSSSSSREPAPVQKHPSQPNLQSADDSGYIGYRSYSPSFQRRTGLLHALSFRDPAFGGLPTFSISQRPAAPLPERVVPAIPPPTGPPPVPTVPREQRPESSRVAEQPEERREEVVLRQKPPTGRKMPAPLRQMNFVFPEGVKETDVCDPSPASGKGERLVAERQGRRVAPLAAPEDSLASIPFIDEPTSPSIDLKAKHVPASSVVSSAMNSAPAVATSPSSPTFAFALSRHYSQDCSSIKAGRRSSYLLAITTERSKSCDDGLNTFRDEGKILRRMPSRVPSLRMLRSFFTDGSLDSLGTSEDARSKRHSTSDLSDVPFSAVRKEGWLHCKQILTKKGKKVGGGIRQWKRVFAVLRAHSLYLCKDRREAVTCAPAPGEEEPPISIRACLVDISYSETKRKHVFRLTTADFCEYLFQAEDREDMLAWIKVIRENSKAEGEDPGFASQALINKKLNDYRKVSPAGAKPDSSPKGSRGLGIRAEFLKQTGTSAPRSPRQDAAVTKDESSSQKAPWGINIMKKNKKSAPRAFGVRLEDCQPAPDNKNVPLIVEACCKVVEDRGLEYMGIYRVPGNNAVVSSLQEQLNKGATEINLQDERWQDLNVISSLLKSFFRKLPEPLFTDDKYNDFIEANRIEDASERMRTLRKLIRDLPGHYYETLKFLVGHLKTIADHSEKNKMEPRNLALVFGPTLVRTSEDNMTDMVTHMPDRYKIVETLIQHSDWFFSDKEDKGEKTPVDEKEAQSVPNIEYLLPNIGRTAAPGDAAGSTCSGSAKPKGTWPSRKAPPHRELLAIPFVSAAARKRKKRREAEGIGSSTDDDAERRDTPGREREDEGTAAAPLGPSKASRGTGAEPAVPSPAGMERESSLEPGGAGSEPAPDARSIVSGYSTLSTMDRSLCSEVQSVAGSRGEEADDERSELSHMETDTESREGARPRPGQADGGTGDEDKGPLGRPSFNSHRLIQCDTLARRKLGRPRPAGETPAPTGEDRGWTPPGRPSLREQLRQRLRASADDMGVRLRRAHSPETRRKKSSWRRHTVVVPGGLKDLNFNEWKDPRGLEMSPGPCRDKDSGLSSLESTKARPPAPTPAQPGAAGEGPAAKTPPGSPGPPAPLRFPQCL; this is encoded by the exons GAGGAGAGCGTGGGTAGAGGGGAACGGGGGTCCCGGCGGGTGTTGCGgggcccccccagacccccgccagcccccagccccgtgaCGGTGGTGAGCAAGGGGCTGTGGAGCGTGGAGCGAGCCGGCAAGGGCTGGCGCTTCGAGCGTGCCGTCGGGGTGGACTGCAGCTCGCCCGAGCCCCGCTGCATTTGGCTGAGCAGCTTGCGTCGCCACGCTGCCGCCCCGGACCACCGTtggcccccggccccccggcaCGGCCGTACACCCCCCCGCACCGACAAGTGCCGCCGG CCAACGCCGGGCCGAAGAGATGGGGCGTCCCCGAATGCCAACGCTCCCCCAGAGGGACCCTTCCCCTGGGTGGGTCCAAAGACGGTGGTGCTGCGGAAGAGTTCGCAGGGGGGGTTCGGCTTCACCCTCCGCCACTTCATCGTCTACCCCCCGGAGTCGGCGGTGCAATCCACCGCCAAG gaggaggagaacggGAACCGAGCAG GTCCCCCCCGGAGCCGCCTGGAGCCCATGGACACCATCTTTGTGAAGAATGTGCGGGAGGACGGGCCGGCACACCAGGCTGGGCTGCGCACCG ggGACCGGCTGGTCAAGGTGAACGGGGAGAGCATCATCGGGAAAACCTACTCGCAAGTCATCGCGCTGATCCAAAACAG TGACGATGTGCTGGAGCTCTCCATCATGCCCAAGGATGAGGACATCCTCCAGCTG GCGTATTCGCAGGATGCCTACCTGAAGGGCAACGAGCCATACTCCGGTGGGGCGCAGAGCATCCCCGAGCCCCCTCCCATCTGCTACCCGCGGAAAACGTACCCCTTCCAGGCACGGGGTTCGGAGCCCCCCCCGGGCCAGCCGCCGGACACccgcgcccaccgccccgctgcCGCGGGCCCCTCGTCCCCGCTCGGCACGGCCGCGCTCGCCAGCACCCGGAGCGAAGCAGGCGGCAGCCCCGCGCATCGCCCCGACGAACCGCAGCCCGGGGGTCCCCCCCCGCGCCCCACCGCACCCCAAGGGCACCCCGGTTCCTTCTCCCGCGCCGGCTGCCCCACCAACGTCGCATCCTCTCTGCCCGATCGCTACGGGATcccccccgccacctcctccTGCTACGGGGTCCCCAAGCATCGCCCGGAGCATCGGACTCACTGCGGCTTCAAGGAGGGTGtcggggggctggcgggggccggGCGAACCCCCCGGGAGGTGACGGGTGGCCAGCGGGCACCCGGTCGGCAGGAGTGCCAGCAGGCTCTGTCCCGCTGGTTTTGCAGCCAGGAACCGCGACGGAGCTCCTCGGAGGAGCGACGGCACGCCATGCCGCCCCGCTACCGCAGCGTGTCCCAGGACCGGCTGGGGGGCTCGGCGGCGGCCCCCCGGGGCTGGCCCCACAGCGCTTCGCATGACACCCTACTGCAGTCCTCCCGTGAGGGCTGGGCACCCCGAGCCCGCTCCGACCACTACCTGGGCAGGCACGGGCGCTCCATGGAGGCACTGGAACCCAGCGCCCTTCTCTCCCCTCACCTCGACCGCTCCGCTTGGCCACCCGAGAGGGTCTGCCGGGCCACCGTCGCCGCCGTCGGGCAGCCCGTCCCGCACGGTTCCTTcgcgccttcctcctcctcctcctcctcctcctcgcgggAGCCGGCGCCCGTGCAGAAGCACCCATCGCAGCCCAACCTGCAGAGCGCAGACGATTCGGGCTACATCGGCTACCGGAGCTACAGCCCATCCTTCCAACGCCGCACCGGGCTGTTGCACGCCCTTTCCTTCCGTGACCCGGCTTTCGGTGGTCTGCCCACCTTCAGCATCTCGCAGcggccggccgccccgctcccggagAGGGTGGTCCCTGCCATCCCGCCACCCACCGGTCCCCCACCGGTCCCCACCGTGCCCAGAGAGCAGCGGCCGGAGAGCAGCCGGGTAGCCGAGCAGCCAGAGGAGCGGAGGGAAGAAGTGGTTTTGCGGCAGAAGCCCCCCACGGGCCGCAAGATGCCAGCCCCGCTGCGGCAGATGAACTTTGTCTTCCCCGAGGGGGtgaaggagacggacgtttgcgaCCCCTCGCCGGCCAGCGGCAAAGGGGAGAGGCTGGTGGCCGAGCGGCAAGGCCGGCGCGTGGCTCCCTTGGCGGCCCCCGAGGACTCGCTGGCATCCATCCCCTTCATCG ACGAgcccaccagccccagcatcGACCTGAAGGCCAAGCACGTCCCTGCCTCCTCGGTGGTCTCCAGCGCCATGAACTCAGCACCCGCCGTCGCCACTAGCCCCTCCTCGCCCACCTTCGCCTTTGCCCTGAGCCGGCACTACTCCCAGGACTGCA GCAGCATCAAAGCCGGCCGCCGCTCCTCCTACCTCCTGGCCATCACCACCGAGCGCTCCAAGTCCTGCGACGATGGTCTGAACACATTTCGGGACGAGGGCAAGATCCTAAG GAGGATGCCCAGCCGGGTCCCCAGCCTCCGCATGCTGAGGAGCTTCTTCACCGATGGG tccCTGGACAGCCTCGGCACATCCGAAGACGCCCGCTCCAAAAGACACTCAACCTCCGACCTCTCGGACGTCCCGTTCAGCGCCGTGAGGAAGGAGGGCTGGCTCCACTGCAAGCAGATCCTCACCAAAAAGGGAAAG AAGGTCGGTGGAGGCATCCGGCAGTGGAAGCGCGTCTTCGCCGTGCTGCGCGCCCACTCGCTGTACCTGTGCAAGGACAGGCGGGAGGCGGTGACCTGCGCCCCGGCCCCAGGTGAGGAGGAGCCGCCGATCAGCATCCGAGCGTGCCTGGTGGACATCTCCTACAGCGAGACCAAGAGGAAGCACGTCTTCCGCCTGACGACCGCTGACTTCTGTGAATATCTCTTTCAGGCAGAGGATCGGGAAGACATGCTGGCCTGGATCAAAGTCATCAGGGAGAACAGCAAGGCTGAGGGCGAG GACCCCGGTTTTGCCAGCCAAGCGCTTATCAACAAGAAGTTAAACGACTACCGGAAAGTGAG ccCCGCGGGCGCCAAGCCCGATTCCTCACCCAAGGGCTCTCGTGGGCTGGGGATCCGAGCCGAGTTCCTGAAGCAGACGGGAACCAGCGCGCCCCGGTCCCCCAGGCAGGATGCGGCCGTCACGAAAG ATGAGAGCAGCTCCCAAAAAGCCCCGTGGGGCATCAACatcatgaagaaaaacaagaaatctgCCCCCCGGGCCTTTGGCGTGAGGCTGGAGGACTGCCAGCCCGCCCCGGACAACAAG AACGTCCCGCTGATCGTTGAAGCTTGCTGCAAGGTGGTAGAGGACCGAGGGCTGGAGTACATGGGCATCTACCGTGTGCCCGGGAACAACGCCGTGGTCTCCAGCCTGCAGGAGCAGCTCAACAAGGGAGCCACCGAGATCAACCTGCAGGACGAG CGGTGGCAGGATCTGAACGTCATTAGCAGCCTGTTGAAATCCTTCTTCCGAAAGCTGCCCGAGCCCCTTTTCACTGACG ATAAGTACAACGACTTCATTGAGGCCAATCGGATAGAGGACGCCAGTGAGAGGATGAGGACGCTGCGGAAGCTG ATCCGGGACCTGCCAGGTCACTATTACGAGACACTCAAGTTCTTGGTGGGTCACCTGAAGACCATCGCTGACCACTCGGAGAAGAACAAG ATGGAGCCCCGAAACCTGGCCCTGGTGTTCGGCCCCACATTGGTGCGAACATCTGAGGACAACATGACCGACATGGTGACGCACATGCCTGACCGCTACAAAATCGTGGAGACCCTCATCCAGCAC TCGGACTGGTTCTTCAGCGACAAGGAGGACAAGGGCGAGAAG ACCCCCGTGGATGAGAAGGAGGCTCAGTCCGTGCCCAACATCGAGTACCTGCTCCCCAACATCGGCAGGACCGCGGCGCCCGGCGATGCCGCAG GCTCGACCTGCAGCGGCTCCGCCAAACCGAAG GGCACGTGGCCGTCGCGAAAGGCACCGCCGCACCGGGAGCTCCTCGCCATCCCCTTCGTCTCGGCTGCCGCCcgcaagaggaagaagaggagagaggccGAAGGCATCGGGAGCAGCACCGACGACGATGCGGAGCGCAGGGATACCCCGGGTCGGGAGCGGGAGGACGAAGGGACCGCGGCTGCCCCGCTGGGACCCAGCAAAGCCTCCCGCGGCACcggtgccgagccggcggtccCCAGCCCGGCCGGGATGGAGCGGGAGAGTTCCCTGGAGCCTGGGGGGGCTGGATCCGAACCGGCGCCGGACGCCCGCTCCATCGTGTCGGGCTATTCCACCCTGTCCACCATGGACCGCAGCCTGTGCTCCGAGGTGCAGTCGGTGGCCGGGAGCCGCGGGGAGGAGGCGGACGATGAGCGCAGCGAGCTCAGCCACATGGAGACGGACACGGAAAGCCGGGAGGGTGCCCGACCCCGGCCGGGGCAGGCAGACGGGGGAACCGGGGATGAGGACAAGGGACCCCTCGGCCGTCCTTCCTTCAACTCCCACCGTCTGATCCAGTGCGACACGCTGGCCCGCAGAAAGCTGGGCCGGCCCCGGCCGGCCGGTGAGACCCCGGCACCCACCGGAGAGGACCGGGGCTGGACCCCCCCAGGTCGGCCCTCGCTGCGGGAACAGCTCCGGCAGCGCCTGCGGGCCTCGGCCGATGACATGGGGGTCCGTTTGCGTCGAGCCCACTCTCCCGAGACCCGCCGCAAGAAGAGCAGTTGGCGTCGGCACACCGTGGTGGTCCCCGGTGGGCTCAAGGACCTCAACTTCAACGAGTGGAAGGACCCACGGGGGCTGGAGATGTCCCCGGGACCCTGCCGCGACAAGGACTCGGGGCTCAGCAGCCTGGAGTCCACCAAAGCTCGACCTCCGGCACCCACCCCGGCACAACCCGGTGCTGCCGGCGAGGGGCCGGCCGCCAAGacccccccgggcagccccggccccccggcccccctacGCTTTCCCCAGTGTCTCTGA